The stretch of DNA CCGGCGAGCAGGTGCTCGACGGCGAGCAGTCGCTCTCCTTCGTCCGCGCCCGCTACGAGATCGGCGACGGCGGCGACATCGGCCGGATCGACCGGCAGCAGATGTTCCTCGGCGCGCTGGCCGCCGAGGCGACCAGCAGCGACGTGCTGGCCGACCCGGGCAAGCTGGACGGCCTGCTGCGCGCGGTCTCCGCGCACACCGCCACCGACCGCGACCTGACGCTCGACGCGATGCTCTCGCTCGGCTCCACCCTGGCCGACTCCGACCTGGACGAGATCTCCTTCTACACCGTCCCCTGGACCCAGGCGCCCACCGACCCCAACCGGGTGGTCTGGCGCGAGGAGGACGCCGCCCGGCTGTTCACCGCGATCAGGGAGGACCGCACGGTCGACGAGACCGGCCTGGAGTCCGACGGCCCGGAGGGCGGCGGGTCCGATGAGGACGGCGAGGACGGGGAGAAGGGCGACGACGACCGCGACGCGACGCCGGACCCGGCGAGCGGCCCGGCCCCCGCGCTCGCCCAGGCCGGCGCGTTCACCCTCCCGGTCGCCCTCGGCGACGACCTGGAAGGCGAGGACGGGGAGCGCATCGAGGGCCGCGACGCCACCGCCAACCCCTGCGAGGACGGACTCGGCGAGGGCACCGAGGACGAGCCCCCGGCGGAGAGCCGGAGGTGAACACGGGTCCACCCGGCCGGATCCGGCCACCGGCCACCCCGCCGCAGCGCGGCACCCCCCGATGCGGTGAAATGGGCCCGGTGAATTATTCGGGCCAATTCGGTGCATCCCTGAACCGATCGCCCGCCCCACGGGTCTGAGAGTGCGGAGGCGCCCCCTTGCCGCTGCCGCCGCGCCGTTCCCCCCTTTGAAGACGACCTGGAGGATCAGTGACTCCCCGCTCCCCCTTCCCCCTCGCCCTGAAGCACGGGGCGATCGGCGCCGCCGCCGTCCTCCTCGCCACCGCGTGCAGCACCGGCGAGGGAGACCTGACCGGCGCCGCGGAGAAGGCGGTCATCTCCATCTCCCCCGAGGACGGCGCGGAGAAGGTCCCCTTCGGCGAGCCGATCACCGTCAGCGCGGAGAACGGCGAGATCACCGACGTGACCGTCGAGCAGACCGACCCCTCCGGGGAGGGCGAGCCCGACACCTCGATGACCGGTGCGCTGAACAAGGACAAGAGCACCTGGACCAGCCACTGGACGCTCATCCCGGGCAGCGAGGTGGAGGTCACCGCGGTCGCGGAGAACGCCGACGGCGAGGAGACCGAGGCCACCGGCTCCTTCGTCGCCGCCGAGGCGCCGGAGGGCCAGCGCCTGGAGGTCAAGGACGACACCTTCGAGCGCGGCCTGTCCACCGACACCGAGGTGGGCGTCGGCATGCCGGTGATCATCGACTTCGACATGCCGGTGGAGAACAAGGCCCAGGTGGAGGCGGCCATGGAGGTCTCCTCGGAGAAGCCGGCCCAGGGCGCGTGGAACTGGTTCGGCGACAAGCGCGCGGTGTTCCGCACCGAGGAGTACTGGGAGCCGGACCAGACCGTGACCGTCGACCTCAACCTGGCCGGGGTGGAGGCCTCCGACGGGGTCTACGGCATGGAGAACTCGTCGTTCAAGATGAAGGTCGGCCGGTCCCAGATCACCGAGATCGACAACGACACCCACCGGATGACGGTGGAGCGCGACGGGAAGCAGGTCAAGGACTTCCCGGTCAGCCTGGGGCAGGACACCCAGCACCAGTTCATCACCCGCAGCGGCGTGCACCTCACCATGGAGAAGCACACCGACTACCGGATGAGCAACGACACCCTGGGCGTCAAGCCCGGCGACCCCGGCTACTACGAGGAGTTCGTGGAGTACGCGGTGCGGATCTCCGACAGCGGGGAGTTCCTGCACGCGGCGTCCTGGAACGGGATGCTCGGCGAGGCCAACACCAGCCACGGCTGCGTGAACATGGCGGTCGCCGACGCCGGCTGGTTCTACGACGAGTCGCTGCCCGGCGACCCGGTGGACATCAAGAACAGCGGCCGCGACATGGAGGTCGACAACGGCTGGGGCTTCTGGGTCCGGCCGTGGGACGAGTGGGTGGAGAAGAGCGCGCTGGGCAAGGCCGACGACACGAGCAAGCCCGGCACCGCCGGATCCCCGCACTCCACGGAGAAGAAGGACGAAGAGGGCGAGCAGGAGGAGAAGCAGGAGACCGGCGCCTGAGCCGAATCCCTGCCGCCGCCCGGATGAGCGGCCCCGCGACGTTTCCGCGTCGCGGGGCCGCTCTTTTCGCGGGTGGGGGTCATCGGGGCGGGCCGGTGGCGGTCTTCCAGGGGGTGGGCAGGCGGCCGCCGGCCCGCAGGTGCTCGTCCAGGGCGGTGAAGGCGTCGTCGGCGGCCTGCTGGTTGCGGGACCGGTCGGTGAGGGTGCGGCCGCGCTCGCGCAGCGCCTCGGAGAGGCGGTCGTAGAGGGCGTCGGCGGCCTCGGTGACCGGGTCGGGCCGGTGCACCCGCGGGTAGAGGCGCCGGATGGTCGTGTGCTCGGCGGTGTTCATGCGGCGGCGGCCTCTCGGATCATCCGGGCGAGGAGTCGCTGCTCGGATCGGCGGGCCAGGGTGGCGGCCTGGGGGTCGATGGCGTAGGCGCGCACCCGGGGGCTGGGGGTGAACTCGGTGAGCGCGGCGTCCAGCAGCTCGGGGGTGGAGGCGGCCACCGTGATGCCGTCCTCGATCAGGGAGGTGGCGACGTAGCAGGCGGCCTGGTCGCCCTCATAGGTCAGCGCCCAGCGGGCCTTGTGGCGCAGGGTGAGGTCGCACAGGGCGGAGTAGTGCGGGATCTGCCAGCGGGCGTAGGGCCGCACCGGCTCGGCCCGAGACGCGGACACAGGCGCGGGGGCGGGCGTGGGGGTGGCCGGGGCCACCGGGACCGGCGCCGGGGGTGGGGGTGCCGCCTGGGTGGTGCGGGTGCGGTGGCGTCCGGGTGGGGCCCAGGCCGGGAGGCGGCAGATCGGGAGCCAGGCCAGCCAGCACAGCAGAAGCGAGAGTCGCATC from Nocardiopsis composta encodes:
- a CDS encoding L,D-transpeptidase, with the translated sequence MTPRSPFPLALKHGAIGAAAVLLATACSTGEGDLTGAAEKAVISISPEDGAEKVPFGEPITVSAENGEITDVTVEQTDPSGEGEPDTSMTGALNKDKSTWTSHWTLIPGSEVEVTAVAENADGEETEATGSFVAAEAPEGQRLEVKDDTFERGLSTDTEVGVGMPVIIDFDMPVENKAQVEAAMEVSSEKPAQGAWNWFGDKRAVFRTEEYWEPDQTVTVDLNLAGVEASDGVYGMENSSFKMKVGRSQITEIDNDTHRMTVERDGKQVKDFPVSLGQDTQHQFITRSGVHLTMEKHTDYRMSNDTLGVKPGDPGYYEEFVEYAVRISDSGEFLHAASWNGMLGEANTSHGCVNMAVADAGWFYDESLPGDPVDIKNSGRDMEVDNGWGFWVRPWDEWVEKSALGKADDTSKPGTAGSPHSTEKKDEEGEQEEKQETGA